Sequence from the Maribacter algicola genome:
CAAAAAACTATCGTTCAAAACATTTGTAACCTCAAAAAACAATACACTTAACGGATATCTTTTACAACTAATTGATGGTAAAACTTATGATTTGTACAAAAGAACACGTGTTAAGTTTACGGAAGGTAAACCAGCACCAAATTCCTTTGTAAAAGCAGTCCCTGCAAGGTTTTCACAATTCACGGAATATTATTTCCAAAAGGAAGGTGTAAACAGAATTGATGAGATACCCCTTTCTAACAATAAACTGCTCAAACTCCTATCAGGTAACGATAAGGAATCTTTAAAAAACTACCTAAAAGAAAATAAGATAAAGATTAAAGAAGAGGAAGATTTGATTAAAGCCTTTAACTTTTTAAACACCCTATAGAGATTTAAAACAAGAATAGGTATTCCGTTTGGGCTAATAGTTTTTAAAATTGCCTTGGTGAAATTAGAAACTTAAAGAGTCCTAATAATACAGACTTATAAATAATTCTAAAATTTTAAATTGTAAATTCAGTACAATTGTTTAATAGTTATAACATCAATAACTATAATTATAAATATTTCTAGCTCTTTAACTGATATTTTATTCTATAAGTTAATACGGCGACTTTGGTATAGTTTTGTTTTTCTATAAAAATAAATAACTTAGTAACGATATTGGTTAATGCAATATCAATACCATCTAAATGAGAATTACCCTTACGATTCTATTATCGCTATTTTTGTTTTTTGCCTGTAAGGAAAAGACTAAGATAGTACCAAAAAAGGAAGACACTAAAAGGCCTGTACTCTGGAAAAAGTCAAACCCTGAAGAAGATGATAAAAATGGTGGTTTAATTTTACCTGATTCGTTTTCTGCGATTTCCGTAGTTGACAGCATTGGACCATCTAGGCATTTGGCTGTAAACGATAATGGTGATATATATGTAAAACTTAGGGAAAAAGAAGGTACACTTGGCAACATTGCGCTCAGGGACACTACAGGGGATGGAAGAGCTGACATTATCAAAAAATTTGGTGGATTTCCCAATGATGGTGAGTTTGCCACTGAAATGCGTATTCATAATGGACATTTATATTTCAGCACAGAACAGATAATCTATCGGCAAAAACTTACACCTGGGAAATTAATACCGGAAACAAATCCAGAAGTTATCCTAACAGATCGGTTTCCCCTTCGATGGCATAATTCAAAATCATTGGCATTTGACAAGGAAGGTTACATGTATGTAACGTTTTCAGCACCCACCAATGCCTGTGAAGATGCCAATTCCCAAGGCAAAATAAAAGGTCATATGCCCTGCCCTATGTTGGAATACCTAGGTAGTATCTGGCGATTTGATAAGAACAAACTTAATCAAATTCAAACGGATGGTGAACTTTATGCCACCGGAATACGAAGTATTGTAGCTTTTTCTTGGAATGATGAAACTAATGAACTTTTCGCAGTCCAGCACGGACGAGACTATCTGCACAACCATGCACCAGATGATTATACAGAGTGGGATCAGGCAGTACTTCCCGCAGAAGAATTCATGAAAATTGAAAAAGGGAATAATTTCGGCTGGCCCTATAGTTACTATGACCATTTTCAAGGTAAGAAGTTGCTAGCCCCGGAATATGGTGGGGATGGAAAACTTGAGGCCAAAGAATACACAAAACCTTTGATGGGACTACCAGCGCATTGGGCCCCAAATGACCTATTGTTTTACACAGGAAATCAATTTCCAGATAGATATAAGAACGGTGCCTTTGTAGCTTTTCATGGATCTATGAACAGAACTCCTTATCCACAAGCAGGTTATATTGTTGCCTTTATTCCTTTTGATAATGGTAAACCATTTGGTAACTGGGAGGTTTTTGCCGATGGATTTGCCAAAACGGACACGATTGCTACCATGCCCGATGCAAAATATAGACCTATGGGACTTGCACAGGATAAATACGGAGCCCTTTATATTTCAGAATCTAAAGAGGGCAGAATTTGGAAAATTGAGTTTAAAGGGGACAAAGCTTCATTTGGGGCTCAACAGTTGAAAAAAATGGAATTACTGAAGGGCAAAACTTATATTAAAACTCCAGACAAGGTAAAAGATAAGTTAAAATCATAGGATACTTATCAAACAATCTTAAAATAGGGATGTTAGGAACTCATCGCAAATGGCAACAACAGAAGTACTCAAATGAAATTTTCAAATGGCAAACCTTCCTAATGAATAATTACGCTTTTTAATTGACTCAATAAATTGTGAATCATATAAATAATACGTTTCCCAGCATTATAGTACTAATAGAATGTAAAAGCATCATCGTATTATAAGTATCTTTACCCCATGCAAGAAACAACCCAAATCTATGGCATAAGGGCCATTATTGAAGCTGTAAACTCAAAAGAGGAGATAGATAAGGTATTCCTCCAAAAAGGGTTGAAAGGGGATTTAATAAGGGAATTGGAAAGCCTCTTGAGAAGGAACGAAATAAATACGGTCTATGTTCCCATTGAAAAACTAAACCGACTCACCAAGAACAACCATCAAGGTGCGGTTGCGAATATTTCCCCTATTAAGTTTTATTCGTTGGAAGAATTGATAGAACGTACCAATGAAAAAAGTACCCCTCCCCTATTCTTGCTTTTGGACCAACTTTCAGATGTTCGAAATTTTGGTGCGATTATTAGAACGGCGGAATGTACCGGAGTAGACGGAATCATCATTCAAAAAAAAGGTGCCGCACCGGTTACTGCAGATACCATCAAAACATCTGCAGGTGCGGCTTTTAAAGTGCCTATTGCCAAAGTGGACCACATTAAGGACGCCATATTCTTTTTGCAAGCTTCAGGGATTAAAGTTGTATCGGCAACTGAAAAAACCAATGATTCAGTTTACGATATTTCCTTTAAGGTACCTATAGCCATCGTTATGGGAGCAGAAGATCAAGGTATATCCCCTTCCCTTCTAAAAGCTTCGGATCATTGTGCTAAACTACCCTTATTAGGGGAAATAGGATCGCTGAACGTTTCCGTTGCCTGTGGTGTTTTCCTATATGAGGCATTAAGGCAAAGAACTAGAAACTAAGTATCCTCCTTATCTTTCGTTTTGGAAGATGGTTTATAGACATATCGTATCTCAATTACTTTATTATCTTCCAACTCCCCCTCTGAGGGCTGGGGGGCTTCTATAAAATTACCATCTGCATCAAAATGCTTTAAAAAAGGATCATCGGCTTCGTTATAATCCTCCCGTTCCCAATCATACTTTTTAGGCTTTGGGACTTTAGCGTCGAAAACAAACGCGAAAATCAATCCCGTCAAAAAGCCTCCCAAATGTCCCTCCCAAGAAATTCCTTCCTTGACCGGAAAAATATACCATAACAAGCTCCCGTAGATAAAAACAACGATTAGTGAAAGTGCGACCAGCCGAAAATATTTGGTGAAAATTCCCTTGAAAAATATAAAACTAGCCAAGACATAAATAAGTCCGCTGGCACCTATGTGAAAGGAAGGTCTACCAATACTCCACGTAATAAAACCTGATAAGACTATACCCAATAGAACAACTCGCAAGGCTATACTTTTGTAGAAATAGAAGATAGCGGCCAATAATATCGCCAAAGGAATGGTGTTATTATACAAATGCTCCAAAGAACCATGTATGAAAGGACTAAAAACGATTCCCTTTAATCCAGCCAAACTTCTGGGATAAATACCAAATTCGTTAAAATTGGTGGTATTCAACAATTCCATCCAATAAACGGACCAAACAGCCAATACTCCTAAAAGCGGCGCTAAAAGGACAGCATTGGAAAATTTAAAATGTTCTGAATCGGACATGGAAACAATTTAACAATTAATCGGCCAAAAATGGGAATCGGTAAAAATGTCATTCCAATTTGTTACAAGTATTGTTAATCATCTTTGCCAGACCTAACAGGTTTTTAAAACCCGTCAGGTCTACCCAATCATATGGAGTTAAGAAACTTCCTCAACTTTAGCCTATTTTTACATCATGAACGAGCCATTAGCGGAGCGGGTACGCCCACAAAACCTGGAAGAATATATCAGCCAGAACCATCTGGTTGGTGAAAACGGTTCATTGACCCACCAGATAAAAAAAGGTGTTATTCCATCCTTGATTTTATGGGGTCCGCCGGGTACGGGAAAAACGACATTGGCCAACATAATTGCCAAAGAAAGTCAGAGACCGTTCTATGTACTGAGTGCCATCAATAGTGGTGTCAAGGACATCAGGGAAGTAATTGATAAGGCAAAACAAGCCGGAGGCTTGTTCACTGCCAAAAACCCAATATTGTTCATAGACGAAATCCATCGGTTTAGCAAATCGCAACAAGATTCACTGTTAGCCGCCGTTGAAAAAGGTTGGGTAACGTTGATAGGTGCCACGACCGAAAATCCCAGTTTTGAAGTCATTCCCGCCCTATTATCCAGATGTCAGGTCTACATCCTGAACCCCTTTGGGAAAGAAGACCTGGAACTTCTTCTAGAAAGGGCGATGAAAAACGACCCGGTCCTTCAAAAGAAGAAAATCACCCTAAAGGAAACTGAGGCACTACTTCGACTCTCCGGTGGGGACGGCCGAAAATTATTGAACGTATTTGAGCTGGTCATCAATTCGGAACCATCGGAAGAAATCATTATTACGGACGACTTGGTCCTGTCCAAGGCCCAAAAAAATACCGTTTTGTACGACAAAACGGGTGAGCAGCATTATGACATTGTATCGGCATTCATTAAATCGATACGAGGCAGCGACCCAAACGGCGCGGTCTACTGGCTGGCGCGAATGATAGAAGGTGGTGAGGACGTAAAATTCATTGCCAGAAGAATGCTGATTTCCGCGTCAGAGGATATAGGACTAGCCAATCCCACCGCATTGGTCATTGCAAATACGACCTTCCAGGCCGTAACGACTATTGGTTATCCAGAAGCCCGAATTATTCTAAGCCAATGTGCGGTCTATTTGGCCACCTCGCCAAAAAGCAACGCCAGTTACATGGCTATTGGCAAAGCGCAACAAACGGTACGCCAAACAGGAAACCTTTCCGTACCCCTGCATTTGAGGAATGCCCCTACCAAACTAATGAAGGATTTGGGTTATGGAGCCGATTATAAGTACGCCCATGATTACGAAAACAATTTTGTAAACGAAGAGTTCCTGCCAGATGAATTATCTGGGACATCGTTTTACCAACCGGGTAAAAATCAACGGGAAAACGCACTAAGCGATTTTTTAAAAAAACGCTGGAAGGATAAGTACGACTTTTAGAACTTAATGTTCAAAGGTTCTTGAATCAATTTTTCGCCCTCATAATATTCAAAAATCCATTGGCCCTCCTTTTGATAGACCATTCCGCTTTTATCTTCGGATTGGGCCATAAACATATTTTCATTGGAACTTTTGAACAATTTCATTCGAACCTTTGGGGTATTGTCCACCAGTTGATAGCCATTAGCAATTTCTTGGGCGTACCAAATTTCCCCGTTTACTGAAATTTGAGATTCATTCTTCGAGCCGATGTTGGACGCAACAGGCTCAAAATTTTTATAGGATTGATTCTCCATAGTAGCTTCCTGCATCACCATTGGATTCTGGTTCTTGGGAGCCTTTTGTTGCACCTTATCTGTATTAATACCCTTTGGTTCCATTCTTTCACTAATTTCCTTGTTCTTTAGGGTTCTAACATCATTCTTAAAATTTAACGTTACTGTCTCCTTGGGAGCCTGATCACCAGTGTACTGGTATTCAACCCCTTTAAAACTTTGCATGGCCTCCCTAATGGCCTCATTGTAGGCCGACCTGTATTCCTTAATCTTGCTCTTACCCTGCTGGGTTTCAAAAATGTCCGCCCCATTACAATCTTTAAGCACCAAGGTTGTTTTAGTGGTAAACATGGAGGAATCATCTAAAAGGTATACCCATAGGCCCAGACACCTATCGGAAGCGAGGTCCTTAGGTAGTGTATCTTCATAGACCGTATTGAATCCTCTTTCAGAAAGCAGGTATTTGACCAGAGTACTTGTTTGATACTGATTCGCTTCCCTAAAAGCATCAAAACGTTTTGGAACGACAATATACTTGTAATCGTTCAAGTTTGCCTGAGCTGAAATTAGATTTCCACATGAAATAGCTAGGATTAGTATAAAGGTTCTCAAAATCATAAATTTTTTAGTTTATCAAAGTAAGTGAAAAAAGCATGCCAAAAAGCTACCTACTTACTTTCGGCCCCAAGATATAATATTTAAACCTAACTGAAAAGATGCATAATTACTAGCCGCAATGTTCCCATAGGATAACAGGTTATCGGCCATGGCGTAGAGATTGATCGGGCCGGCTTGCAGATTGATTCCAAAACCAAGGTTGGTATAGCTGAATTTATCCGCAGTATAGGTTGCCTTTAGCGCCAAAACATTTCCAAACCTACGCATGTAAAACCCGGTAATGGCCGCTTGCGGCCCTCTTGGTCTATTGATTAAAAATAGGTGCCCACCAACGGAATTCCTAAAGGCCATTCGAGGCTCGTTGCTTCCGGATACCTGAATGGTACAATCACAGTCTTCAGACGACCCCGTGGGCTTTCCAAAATCATAGCGCAAAGAAGCGTTAACTTTGGTGGGCCTAAAGGTCAAATAGGCCGAATTACTTTCTTCAAAAGGTACAAGTTCCTCGATTTCATCCACCAGATCTTGCCAATAATCCCGATTCAAATTCGATAGCTCGCGCAATACATTGATCTGGATTCCTTCCGAACTCGCAGTACCGCTAAGCGAATAATTATAGGTATCCCCGCTATGGTATATAAATCCCAAATCCAAAACACTGGCCGTGAATACCGTTTGGTCATTTAGCCGATATGAAAATCCCAGATCCATACCCAGACCCAAATCCCCTCCAAAAAGGGCCCGTTTCATTATTGTATTCCCTGTTGTACCATTATCCGATGCCTCGTCCAATTGTCCAAAACCGGATGTACTCCAACTTAAATCCGCACTCAGCGTTGTATTTAGAATATTATTCTGGCCTTCCGTATTGACTAAATAGCCACTGTTTCTGGTGGAATTGTAATCCACAATACCCGAATACAGTTTCCCCCTGGCACCAATTGTCAGGTTCTTGTTCACCTTTTTATTAACGCCCAAATGATAGACGGCCACCAAGGAACCCCTTGTTTTTAGGTCCCCCAGGTCGAACCTTCTATTCAATTGATCGGCATTGCCATCAAAGACCAACCGGGCATAATCCCTGGGCCAATAGGTAATATTATCCAACTCCAAATAGGCTCCACCGGAATAAAATAGATTGGGATTGCCACTTCTAAAACCAATGTTGACCAATTCCAATTGCACGTTGCCGCTAAATTCATCCCTACGACCCATACCGTATACCATTCTATCCCGCACCTTATCATTAATATCCAGGCCATCCTCGGCAAAAATATCATTGACGGAAACCCCATTGGAACCCGCATAGGCTGAAACACCAGATATCATAGGAATTCCTGAATACCACTTAAAATCGCTCTCCACTCCTGGGTTCACCATCAAGGATTGGGGAATTTCATTAAAATCGTAAAGAATCTGCTTGTTCTGGCCCTCCAGAAAATTGCATAGCAAGACCGTAAAAACGAATATGGATAGTATTCGCCTCATTTTACCCTGACCGTAAATTTTGCACTGGAACGAAGTTCTATGGCAGGATCCGGCAAACTGGAGGTACTGGTATTGTCACCTAGATTTCGGGCACTTAGCCTTATTTGGGAAGTATTTCTAAGAATATCTAGGTTCTTGTCGGTTCCACCATAGGATACAATCCGTGTCAAAAGGGCTGCGGGAGCGGGATCCATTTGGAAGAACTCGGAATCCAGGACATCCCCATTTTCATTCAAAAACTCTATAGTAATCTCGATGTCCTTACTGGTGGTGTTTTCCAATTCATAAGTTATGGAACCTTCCAACACCCTTTCGGCAAAAATATCCTCTTCAAAGGCGTCAAAATTAAAATCCTGGGAGAAGAAACTTATACCTGTCACCCTATTTATTATCGATTCTTGGGTCTTTACATAGAAAATACTGGTCTCGAAAGTTGGGGTAATGGTCAGGTCGTCATATTGACCAAAGTCCTGTTTATCGGAACAAGATAACAGGAGCGCAATGCCTAAAAATAGTAGAACAACATTTCTTTTTACTGACATCCTCTGGAAATAATTACCGGGCAGTTAAATCCCGTCCTATCTAAAGGATATAACTCTATAAATAGGTTTTTATTTCCCTAAGTTGGGTGATAATGGGGGCATGGTCATGAACTGGGTCGCCATGGGCATTGAAGTGTAAGGTATGCAGACCAACGGATTTGGCTCCAAGAATATCCGCTTCCAAACTATCCCCTATCATCAAGGATTTCTGCGGATTGACTTTCGCCCTTTCCAGTGCCAGCTCAAAAATGATAGGGTTGGGCTTCTTCACCCCCGCCATTTCAGAATCCACAATGTGCTCAAAAAAATGGTGAATACCGGAATTTTTCAACTTTTTTTCCTGAATTTCCTGAAATCCGTTCGTAATGATATGGAGCCGATATCTAGGTCTTAGGTACTTAAGGACCTCCATAGTATCTGGAAACAAGTGGGTATAGGAGGATAAATGATTGATGTATTCCCTGGACAAACTGTGGATGACCTCATCTTCAATGCTTAGCCCTAATTGGTCGAACACCGTTTTTAAACGTTGATATCTTAGATTCTCCTTGGTTATTTTCTCCTCCCGATACAATTTCCAAAAAGCCAGATTTGTAGGAACATATACATCCAAAAAATCCTTAAGCGAAATATCGATGGCCTGTTCCGCCAATATCTTTTCAAAAGTCAGCGAAGAGTTTCTCTCAAAGTCCCACAGGGTATGGTCCAAATCAAAAAATACGTCGGTCACCAGATTCTTAAACATGGTACTTACTTATTAATTGATGGTATACTTCCTTCCAATCGAAGGTATGGTCTGATCCCAACAATTCGTTCGAAAAAATTGAAATGAACGTACCCTTCACCAGTTTTATTTCATTGTAAATGGCGTCCATTCGTCGTTCCAATTCCCTTTTCTTCCCAATTTCCCTAAGGGCATAATCATGCAGCACAAAAGGAAAAACCTTTATTGGTTGCTGCACTTCCAGTGGAATATCATAAAATTGGAAGGGCGTACAGGTACCTGCCCTAAACCCAATTTGATGGCTATACCCCATGGTGAAATCATCCGTGAATTCCGCTGCGATGAGATTTCTATAGGTTTCAGGAACGTCCACTCGATTGTAACGCATCCTGGAATAGTTTACAGGTCTATTGACCACATCCTCCAGGTTTTGCTTTTCGTCTTTCAATAGCTCAATATTGTTGAAAGAGCTATAGGAGGCGGCCAAAGCCACTGTGGAATAATCTCCTATGTACTTTATCAAGGACCTAAAATTATTGCTGTTGGTGGATACGTTTTTATCGTATTTGGAATAGTTGGCAAACTGAAAAAAGAAGATACTATTGATTTTCAGCTTTTTGTGCCACTCTATTAAGGTGGCGAAATTGTCATACGGATCTTTTTTAATGTTCAGTCCCACCGCAATTCTTTCTATCAGCCTTTTTATCCTGAAAGTTCCCAGATCCAGTAAAAAACCGGCAGCCCCCCGTATGACTCCCCTATTCGCATAACAATGGGAAGTGGTCACATCGATAAGCGATAAATATTTGTATTTTCTTGGGCCCTGTACCAAACTAGGGAACCTTTCCTTTAAAATCACAAAAAGTTTCATAGCCCAGATATCTACCACAGGACGTTCCAAAAACTTGTGCTCATAGGCCAAACTACCTTTGGACGGAAAACGTCCATGTGCATCCTTTACATGAGGCAAATATTCCTCATACCTACTGATCAGATAAAAGGAAGCGGCAAAAATATCAAAGGGCAAATTACTACGTTCCCCGGCGAAAAAAAAACACGGAACATTGTCCCAGCTCATTACGTTGATCTCCACATCGTTGATACCTTGTTCGAACAACAGCTCGTGACTACGCACAAAGAACTCGTTCTGTAGGGGCTGTTTGGTGTAGGTTATCTTTTCGTTCTTGTGTTTTATGAAATCCTCGACTTTGGTGGTAAAACCTATTTCTATACCCAATATTTTGGTAAATACCTGCTTCATGGTATAGGTTAAGCGAGGCGTAATTTTATGGGTATAGATCAATAACATTTACAACAACTGATTATCGGCAAAACTAAAATATTCCTTTTGTGTGATGATAAGGTGGTCCAGAACACGAATGTCCAAGGACTCCGAAGCATTTTTGATCTTATGGGTGATTTCTTTATCGGCCTGACTGGGTTTTAACGTCCCCGAAGGATGGTTGTGCGCCAAAATCAGGGCCACGGCCCCCAATTCCAAAGACTGTTTCATGAGCAAACGCACATCCACCAAAGTTCCTGTTATACCTCCTTTACTCAACTGGGCCTTATGCATAATCTTATTGGAATTGTTCAAGTATAAAATCCAAAATTCCTCGTGTTGCAGTTCACCCATGATGGGCTGTAGGACTTCAAAGGCGTCCTGGCTACTGCCTATTTTCTCGATTTTTAGGAAATCCTCCCCCCTACGCCGCCGGCCCATTTCCAAAGCTGCGGCAATACTTATCGCCTTGGCCTCACCAATGCCCTTGAACTTCATTAATTGTTGAATGGAAAGTTTCCCAAGTTCGTTCAGGTTGTTGTCCACGGAAGCCAATATACGTTTGGAAAGTTCCACGGCGCTTTCCTCCCTGTTTCCCGACCCTATCAAAATGGCGATAAGTTCCGCATCGGAAAGGGCGGAACGGCCTTTATGAAGTAGTTTCTCCCTAGGCTTGTCGTCATCGGACCAATTTTTTATTGAAAAAGAAATAGGTTTTTCTCCCATATCCCAAATATACAGAACTAAATATTTCAACATTCGGTTATTGGCAATAGGGTTCAATCAATTTACCCATCTAATTCTCTTCCTCCGTTTGGTCCTGTTGTTTTTCTATTTTAAATCGGGTGTCATGGATAGTTCTATCCTCTTGATTAATAACATTCGATACGCCCAACATAAAAGCAACCAAAAAAGTATAAAGCAATTTAAACAGTATTTGTTTGTATTGGACAACCCTTACCAACCAAGTTGATTTCTTCCGCATGAAAAAGAGAAAATCAATAGTTATGCCCAATAAGACCATACTGCCAAAAGGTCATTAACCAATTGCATTTCAATGCTCTACAATTTGCTTTACTTCGTTCAAATCCAATCCACCATAATTACCGGAACTCATCAATAGAAGTGTCGTATTGGAATAATCCATATGTTGGATGAACGAATGAAAAGATTCCGCATCTCTAAAAACCTTAAGATCGTTTTGAGCAAAAGCCTCCATAATCTGTTCCGGGGTAACTTCCTTCAATTTTTTAATGGCCACGGATTCCGGCAAAAAGAAAATAACGGCCTCGTCCGCTGCATCTAAGGCTCCCTTGTATTGTTTCAAAAACTCCGGGTTAAAGCTACTATACGTATGCAGTTCCAAACAGGCAATCAATTTTCTGTCCGGGAATTGTTCCTTCACGGCCGTGGTAGTAGCCATGACCTTACTGGGCGCATGGGCAAAATCCTTAAAGGCTATGCAATTCTTGCCCTCCGCTATTTTTTCCAATCTTTTGGAAGCCCCTTTAAAAGATGCTATCGCTTCATAAAAGTCTTCCTCGTCCACGCCCATATTCTGACAGATCCATTTGGCTCCCGCCAAATTGCCCAGGTTGTGCTTGCCAAATACCGCAATGGGCATAGGCCCTTCAGGCGTTGACAACAGAGTTTCCCCATTCATTACTTCATAATCGGGCGTGCTATACGGGAGTTTTCTTATTTGGTTTTCCGAAGCTTCCACAACTTCCTTTACGACCGAGTCCTCTTCATTGAATGTGATACTGCCACCTTCAACGATGCTATCCACAAAAATGCGAAACTGTTCAACATAATTTTCAAAAGTTGGAAACACATTGATGTGATCCCAGGCGATTCCGCTCAATAGAGCAATATTCGGTCGATATAAATGGAATTTTGGCCTCCTATCTATGGGCGAGGATAAATATTCGTCCCCTTCCAAAACGATAAAATCGTTCTCCTCTGTCAAATGCACCATTCTGTCAAAACCTTCCAATTGGGCTCCTACCATATAGTCTACAGAAATCTGATGATAGTTGAGCACATGCAAGATCATGGACGTAATGGTCGTTTTGCCGTGGCTACCGCCTATAACAACCCTGGTTTTGTTTTTGGAATGTTCGTATAGAAATTCGGGATAGGAATAAATCGTCAAACCAAGCTCTTGAGCCCTTAGCAATTCTGGATTGTCGGCTTTCGCATGCATTCCAAGTACCACAGCGTCCAAGTCCCTTTGGACTTTTTCCGGAAACCACCCAAATTGTTCCGGTAAAAGCCCCTTGGCTTCCAATCTGGATTTTGACGGTTCAAAAATAACATCGTCACTCCCGGTTATGTGATATCCCTTGTGGGCAAGGGCCAAGGCCAGGTTGTGCATGGCACTGCCCCCAATGGCAATAAAATGTATTCGCATATTCCTTAATTATAGGGTAAAGATACAGATTGAGGTTAGCTGAAC
This genomic interval carries:
- a CDS encoding PQQ-dependent sugar dehydrogenase yields the protein MRITLTILLSLFLFFACKEKTKIVPKKEDTKRPVLWKKSNPEEDDKNGGLILPDSFSAISVVDSIGPSRHLAVNDNGDIYVKLREKEGTLGNIALRDTTGDGRADIIKKFGGFPNDGEFATEMRIHNGHLYFSTEQIIYRQKLTPGKLIPETNPEVILTDRFPLRWHNSKSLAFDKEGYMYVTFSAPTNACEDANSQGKIKGHMPCPMLEYLGSIWRFDKNKLNQIQTDGELYATGIRSIVAFSWNDETNELFAVQHGRDYLHNHAPDDYTEWDQAVLPAEEFMKIEKGNNFGWPYSYYDHFQGKKLLAPEYGGDGKLEAKEYTKPLMGLPAHWAPNDLLFYTGNQFPDRYKNGAFVAFHGSMNRTPYPQAGYIVAFIPFDNGKPFGNWEVFADGFAKTDTIATMPDAKYRPMGLAQDKYGALYISESKEGRIWKIEFKGDKASFGAQQLKKMELLKGKTYIKTPDKVKDKLKS
- the rlmB gene encoding 23S rRNA (guanosine(2251)-2'-O)-methyltransferase RlmB, with the protein product MQETTQIYGIRAIIEAVNSKEEIDKVFLQKGLKGDLIRELESLLRRNEINTVYVPIEKLNRLTKNNHQGAVANISPIKFYSLEELIERTNEKSTPPLFLLLDQLSDVRNFGAIIRTAECTGVDGIIIQKKGAAPVTADTIKTSAGAAFKVPIAKVDHIKDAIFFLQASGIKVVSATEKTNDSVYDISFKVPIAIVMGAEDQGISPSLLKASDHCAKLPLLGEIGSLNVSVACGVFLYEALRQRTRN
- a CDS encoding rhomboid family intramembrane serine protease, which codes for MSDSEHFKFSNAVLLAPLLGVLAVWSVYWMELLNTTNFNEFGIYPRSLAGLKGIVFSPFIHGSLEHLYNNTIPLAILLAAIFYFYKSIALRVVLLGIVLSGFITWSIGRPSFHIGASGLIYVLASFIFFKGIFTKYFRLVALSLIVVFIYGSLLWYIFPVKEGISWEGHLGGFLTGLIFAFVFDAKVPKPKKYDWEREDYNEADDPFLKHFDADGNFIEAPQPSEGELEDNKVIEIRYVYKPSSKTKDKEDT
- a CDS encoding replication-associated recombination protein A; this translates as MNEPLAERVRPQNLEEYISQNHLVGENGSLTHQIKKGVIPSLILWGPPGTGKTTLANIIAKESQRPFYVLSAINSGVKDIREVIDKAKQAGGLFTAKNPILFIDEIHRFSKSQQDSLLAAVEKGWVTLIGATTENPSFEVIPALLSRCQVYILNPFGKEDLELLLERAMKNDPVLQKKKITLKETEALLRLSGGDGRKLLNVFELVINSEPSEEIIITDDLVLSKAQKNTVLYDKTGEQHYDIVSAFIKSIRGSDPNGAVYWLARMIEGGEDVKFIARRMLISASEDIGLANPTALVIANTTFQAVTTIGYPEARIILSQCAVYLATSPKSNASYMAIGKAQQTVRQTGNLSVPLHLRNAPTKLMKDLGYGADYKYAHDYENNFVNEEFLPDELSGTSFYQPGKNQRENALSDFLKKRWKDKYDF
- a CDS encoding DUF5723 family protein, giving the protein MRRILSIFVFTVLLCNFLEGQNKQILYDFNEIPQSLMVNPGVESDFKWYSGIPMISGVSAYAGSNGVSVNDIFAEDGLDINDKVRDRMVYGMGRRDEFSGNVQLELVNIGFRSGNPNLFYSGGAYLELDNITYWPRDYARLVFDGNADQLNRRFDLGDLKTRGSLVAVYHLGVNKKVNKNLTIGARGKLYSGIVDYNSTRNSGYLVNTEGQNNILNTTLSADLSWSTSGFGQLDEASDNGTTGNTIMKRALFGGDLGLGMDLGFSYRLNDQTVFTASVLDLGFIYHSGDTYNYSLSGTASSEGIQINVLRELSNLNRDYWQDLVDEIEELVPFEESNSAYLTFRPTKVNASLRYDFGKPTGSSEDCDCTIQVSGSNEPRMAFRNSVGGHLFLINRPRGPQAAITGFYMRRFGNVLALKATYTADKFSYTNLGFGINLQAGPINLYAMADNLLSYGNIAASNYASFQLGLNIISWGRK
- a CDS encoding YjjG family noncanonical pyrimidine nucleotidase translates to MFKNLVTDVFFDLDHTLWDFERNSSLTFEKILAEQAIDISLKDFLDVYVPTNLAFWKLYREEKITKENLRYQRLKTVFDQLGLSIEDEVIHSLSREYINHLSSYTHLFPDTMEVLKYLRPRYRLHIITNGFQEIQEKKLKNSGIHHFFEHIVDSEMAGVKKPNPIIFELALERAKVNPQKSLMIGDSLEADILGAKSVGLHTLHFNAHGDPVHDHAPIITQLREIKTYL
- a CDS encoding polysaccharide deacetylase family protein: MKQVFTKILGIEIGFTTKVEDFIKHKNEKITYTKQPLQNEFFVRSHELLFEQGINDVEINVMSWDNVPCFFFAGERSNLPFDIFAASFYLISRYEEYLPHVKDAHGRFPSKGSLAYEHKFLERPVVDIWAMKLFVILKERFPSLVQGPRKYKYLSLIDVTTSHCYANRGVIRGAAGFLLDLGTFRIKRLIERIAVGLNIKKDPYDNFATLIEWHKKLKINSIFFFQFANYSKYDKNVSTNSNNFRSLIKYIGDYSTVALAASYSSFNNIELLKDEKQNLEDVVNRPVNYSRMRYNRVDVPETYRNLIAAEFTDDFTMGYSHQIGFRAGTCTPFQFYDIPLEVQQPIKVFPFVLHDYALREIGKKRELERRMDAIYNEIKLVKGTFISIFSNELLGSDHTFDWKEVYHQLISKYHV
- the radC gene encoding RadC family protein, translated to MGEKPISFSIKNWSDDDKPREKLLHKGRSALSDAELIAILIGSGNREESAVELSKRILASVDNNLNELGKLSIQQLMKFKGIGEAKAISIAAALEMGRRRRGEDFLKIEKIGSSQDAFEVLQPIMGELQHEEFWILYLNNSNKIMHKAQLSKGGITGTLVDVRLLMKQSLELGAVALILAHNHPSGTLKPSQADKEITHKIKNASESLDIRVLDHLIITQKEYFSFADNQLL